The Takifugu rubripes chromosome 16, fTakRub1.2, whole genome shotgun sequence genome contains the following window.
cagagattCAATAGATAAAGagttaaatatatttttgaacATGACCATATCATTTTCTGGCTTTATATTAAATAGTGGCCAAAAAAAATCCATGTGGGCCTTTTAATTTGTGTTTGATGGAGAATCAGAGGGCTAACACCGGGCTAACACCAGGCTAACACCGGGCTAACACCGGGCTAACACCAGGCTAACACCGGGCTAACACCGGGCTAACACCAGGCTAACACCGGGCTAACACCAGGCTAACACCGGGCTAACACCGGGCTAATACCAGGCTAACACCGCgactctgctcttcctctctgagctTGTATTTGGGTTCTTTTTCCATCCTGACATCCACCCTCCTTGAGCGGAAAATGCCAACCTCTTCTTTCCCCCTCGGAGCCCTTCATGAACCCTCGGCTGAAGCTGAAACATGGCCGATCACTTCTGCCACATCTCGTTTTACGAGCGTTCCGCCGTACTCACAGAAAGAATTGGCTGCAGCGACTTCAGCCCCTCCGAGCCTCCCCATTTGCTGCCGTCCCAGTATTCTCCTTCCTCCAGGATGTGCTGCTGTCCCTCAAACCTGGGTTCGCTGTAGCCCACCCAGCTGGAAGCAACACAGAACGGCGGTTAGACCCACGTTTCCAAACTTCAAGTTCTCAAGTTCTCCCTCCTGGAACTTCAAGTAGAGACTCACAGTCCTCCGATGATCTTTAAGGATCCCGCTGACTTCGGTTTCTTTGGATCTGCATCGTTGTTTTCAGGAAAACTGAAAATGTTGCCATCGACCTCCATGCAGGAGCCCTGGAAGCCGGGCTTTTCATACACCACAGCCTGCAACACAGAAGAGCACATTCTCATTTGGCCAGAGGAACAAGTGGTTCAGGGAACGGCCCTAATGTGCTTTAGAAAGATGGTTTGGAAATGGAGCAACTACAAGACTTGATTTAATTTGAAGGGGTCATTTTCAAAGACAATTTTCAATCATACCTTGATTTCACTGGCGTTCTCCACTTTAAACCCCCCCTGCAACAGAGATAATTTTGCATCAGTTGGCAGCAAGATTGTGACTTATAGCTGATAAAGTTCTTGTATTTCCTGTAAAAAATAGCGGATGTACTTTGAAAGGGGATAAACAAAGATTGGGGCAGCAAATGCAGTGCATGAAAATCTATGACGTCGCCTTTAACTCCTAATTTAAGCAGGCTGCGATGCTGATCTTTAGCAGATGCTATGCTAATGCACATTACTAAAAATGGTAAATTCTCACCATTTTAAGAGGTCTTAGAGATCCGACGAACGGTGAAGAGAAGCCCCAAGACTCTGGGAAAGGGTACTCTCCCTTCTCCAGCACAGCTAGCATGCCCTGGAAGCCGGGGTCACTGAACACCAGCCAGCTGAGGGAAGGAGAAGCATCCACAGACTGAATTGAACTCCTTAACTCCGGTGGTTTAGTTTGAAATGCTGCAACGTGACCTTCAAAGCTTCACTGTTACATTAACCAAAACAAAGTTCAATCATCTTGAGAGCACGTCAGCCCAGAGAGCTTTCTCATTAACCTTCGCTTTTACTGTCTCGCTGCTTTTCTCGCCCTCATTTTTAGCTCAATTCCAATTACTATCAGGAAAAATGGGAGGAAGGGGCTGAAACATGTAGGGTTGGCGTCGCTGCAGGGCGccggcggcgctgctgctctgccattaTTGAGAATCCAGCTGGCGTTGGTGTGTGTGGCAGAAACAGGGACGGGGCTGGGAGCGGATGATTTACGGGTGATTCTCTCCCTTCCCAAAGGTGTTTCCCAACCTTTAACTGTCACCGTCTGATATCTGACCCTCCAGCTCTCTAAAGTCTGACGTGCACCAACAGGACAAACATTCCTGAACCTGATGACAGACAGAGGAACGCCGAGGAAGGGGCGAACGCTTCATCTTTGAGGCCCATTTAGAAAGAGAACTGCCTGGCGACACACTTACACCCCGGAATACACCTGGATCGAAGCAGTGCTCAGTGGGATGCCGAACGTGCCCGTCTCGATGGTGTCGTCGTGGTAGGACGTGATCCTGCCCCGGCCCTCCGGCTCGGTAAACAGATCGATGCAGGGGATGCTGTAATCCTGCAGAGAGGGCGGAACAAACACAGCGGTTGGTCTCCCATCATCCCTCTGCACGGCGACAGGTTCGGCGTTGTGCTCAGGACGGCTGCCGCCCGGTCGAGTCGCGGTAACGGCGGGTTTGTATTCACCCAGACGGCGAGGCGGATGGAGCCGATCAGCATCGGCGAGGCGTCCTGCGGCTCCGTCCCGGCGCCGCTCTCTGCCCACACGTTGTCCAGTTCGATGCCCCCCTCCTCCAAGGCAATGGTGCGTCCCTGGAAGTCTGGCTTCTCATAGAGCACCCAGCTGAAGTcaaaagacaaataaatcaaacacaTCATCTTGCATCTTTTATTCATCCACGGCTAAAGATAAAAATCCCCCCTGTCTGCGCCCTGACTTCCAAGCCCCACTCGGAAAATCCAAATAATTGGGATGAAAGTAGCTCGTTTAACCGTGTTGGAAGGAGCAGAACTCATTGAGAGAGGTGCGTTCAGAGTTTTAGGAGCACCGGGGTCACGAAAGCCTGGTTGTGTTCGGTTGTATTTTGCTACCCTCAGATGCATTCAGGAGCCTCTGGGGGGGAACACGGTCGAGAGCTTCCTATAGCGGGTCACTCACCATCCTCGGACCACCTTCACGGAGATGAGAGCGGAGAGCTGCAGGCAGGTGGCGTCTGCCATGTCTCGGTAGATCTCGTACGCCTGGCCGCTGAACTGAGCTCTCTCAAACAGGACGATCTGGAGGAGGACGCCGTaatgaggaacacacacatagaaCTTCACTGTCATATAAAAGGGAAGAATTCTATCCGGGTTCTGGTCAAGACAGCAGAGCCCAGTCGGCACAAGACTGGGGACAAACTGAATAAAGTCCAGGAAAGAGGCGACGAGACTTGAACAAGTACGTCTAATGAAGTTCGACAGTCTTGGAGAAACTGTTCAGGATGGTAAAAATAACTGCATCCAGCTGAGGGGCAGATCTGTTTGCCCCCAAGAGCAGCGTATGAGAAACAGATGTCTCCTCCTCCCGGGCCTCTCTGGGCCCAGACAGGCCAAACGTACCTTTCCAGGGCGCTTGTGAAATCCTCTGGCCGTCCTTTTCTGCAACAGAGAAGCACGGCGTTACggtttttacacacacacacacacacacacacacacacacacacacacacacacacacacacacacacacacacacacacatcgttgTTCTTCttttgtgaggactttaatAGACTTAaccaaccctctaaccttaacccaaccatGACTTAAccctaaaaatgtcctcacaatgCTAGTAGAATGCAAATTTTTTTGCTCAATATGTAGCAGGTACAAGATCCCACCCACAAAAAACACAGATAAGCAAGGGAATGAAAGAGAAACTGAAGAAaagcaccaacaacaacaaaaggcagagaagaaaacCTGAAAAGATCATTAATGACCTTAAAAGTTTGTCAAATTAAGTCATTTACACTTGGACTAATAAAAGATCAAAGGTCTGTCTTTGTTGTCTGCAGAGACACGGCGCTAAGCTCCGCATATTTTGCTGTCTTATGAGGTTTCTCAGCGTTTAAGGCGCCATAAATATCTGAAATCTCAGGTTCCTCTGTCATGCAGAGCCAACAATCATCCATGTTGGATTCACTgcatcttcagcaggttcttctGGGTTCTGCTGTGACTTTGCCTAAATCATAATCCAAAATTTGAGCATCAGATGCATCCAGAAAGAACGGCACGCTTTGGTGTCGCGGTTCCCAAAAGAACAGATGCAGAACTTTAGATAACCAACAAATACCCTGCcctttaaaagtgtgtgtgctgcccaCTTACActctgagtgagtgtgtgctgaGGCTGCCCCGCCGCAGGATCCTTCAGGTCGAGCGTGGCTTTCCCAGGAAAAGATGGCGGCTCGGCAGGATGAATCCCTGGACTTGTTCGTACAGGCGCTTCTGTCCCTGCAGCCGGGGGCTGAGTGGGCATGTTTCCAAGAACCTGGAGCAAAATTCCCCGTTCAGATGTTAAACAATCAGATCTCTTCATCTTTACTCGAATCTTTAGCGATTCACTCCACAGGACAGCTTCCTCAACGCTCGGCTTTTACCGGGACGGCGTAGAAAAGACTGACCTTGTTGAGTTGCTCCTGTTCTCGCACGTCCGGGGCTGGTTTTGGAGCTTCCTGCGGGAGGTACTTCTCTAAATATTCGGGCAGCTTGATGTCAGTGAAGGAGGGAAGTGGAGGGCCTGTGTCATTAAGCAGAGCTGGGACTTCCTCTCTCTGGCTCAGGGCAGGGCTCTGCTGATCAGAGGTTGGACTCGGTGGGGGGGGCTGAGATAAAGGTGGAGATCTTGGCTGAGGCGCGTTGCTAGGTGACACCTCCCCAGAGTTCGTACCCTCCGCCTGTGGCTGAACCCcattcttctttcctttcataAGAGAGGAAGTCAGGCTGCTTAAGACGCAGCTTCCCTCCAAGCGAGACTTCATTTTGaccttttcctccttctcttcagtagcttcctcttcatctttgatGGGGGTTTTAAGGCGAGACAGAGTATCCAAGCTACTGAGCAGGAAGCTTCTGTCTGACAGACTGGCCCTGAAAGGCTTCTGGCCCGATTTAGATTCCATATTATGTAATTTATTTAATGTGCTTGTTGCTGCCTCTAGGGTGTACTTCGGCTTCCTCAAGCCAAACTTAAACTCTTCTGGGTCAAAGGTCTTCTCATAGCGGTCCTCTTTGATGGCGGGCAGGGCAAAAGGTGGCTGTGGTGGCCCCAGAGGGTTGTGTTTACGTGGGGGGAGCGAGAAAGGTGCACAGAGCTTCTTGATTTTCTCAACAAAATCATCGTCGTCAAACTCGCCGGAAGTGTCGAGCAGATTGCTCTCGCTCCCCGAAGAGTTGAGTTTGGGCGCCGCCACCCTCAGCCTCTGTTTGGGGAGGTCCACGTCCAGCCAGCTGGAGGGGGCGTCCTGCCTGTCAGAATCCTCCTGGCTCTTCCCCCAAGAGAAACTGAGCTTCTTCTTCGGAGAAGGCTGCGCTGAGCCTGGGATTAGCTTGTTGAGGTTTGGAGTTTGCCTGGGCTTGCCCTGACTCACTTCTGCTTTTCCAGCGAAGGGCTGGGGTTGCTGGGAGATATCACCCCTGGCAACAGGTGAAAGTTCGACTGCTGTGGAATTTCCTGTCAGATTGCTATCAGCCGGCTGCGGCTCCATGCTCCCTACACCTTTGGGTGGCGTGGCGATGATGTCGCCCTTTTGTCCCCTCTGCGTTTCTGGGCTGTCCCGGAGGAACAATCGCCCCCTCCCCAGGCATGTTGCTGTCTGAGGGCGCCGATTCGACGGCTGAAGTGATTTCCCCATCAGCACGGCCAGCTCCCCCGTTGCTCACAGACTCGGGGGCAGAAATAAGAGCAGGCTCTTCAACAGATGAGTCCCCCTCCGCCGCACCGTCAGCTGGAGCCGTTATCAGCGGCGGAGCGACGTGATTGACTTCAACAGTCTCTTTCTCCACGGCCGAGGTTGCCCCGGCAGCAGGCTTTTCGGGGGATAACTCGGCATCATTAGCTCCATGTGGGCGTGAGTCACCGGGTGAATTATCCATTTGTTCCACATGTGCAGAATCCgtctctgtttctgctgctttcccCGCAGACTCTGGAGCTGTTCCAGTTCCTTCTCTCGTTGCACGTTCCTCTGCCTTTAAGAGCTTTCTATCACCTTTGGTCCCACCTACGGGCTCATTATTCCGCCCCCCAGCTTTACCTCCACGTGAAttttccatctctgtctctccgTCATGCTGTGCAGGCAGCATCGATTTTGCACGTCCAGGGGATTTGGCAGTCAGTGCTATTTGGTCAGATTTTGTTCCTCTTTCATCCGACTCGCCGGCATTTTTGCCATCGCCGCCCTCGGCGCCGCCTCGTCTCTCTGACGAgctcttcccctcctctgaAAGTGACTGTGACAGCTTCTCCACTGTCTCCTTCTGTGTCGTTCCAGTCTGATTGGCTTGATTGCTCGAGTCTGATTTGTCCTCTTTCTTAGAGTGACAAATCCGCTTCGGGTTTTTGTGACGCTCCTGTGTGTTCCCTACATCATTTTTAGTCGTTTCCATTATTTCCCCTTTATGTTTTTCTTCTGAGGGAACTTTTTCACATCTGGAATGAACTGGTGGCTCCTGCTTCCTTTTAATGAGCGgcaaagaggaggggggggctggaggTTCTCTGCTGCCCTTGGAGGCCTCTCCGTCTTCCTGCGTGACAAGAACCCTGTTCCCTCCAGCCTCCTTGTCAACACAGCTCTTTGTGCCATCACTCCAAGCAGCGGTATCAGGTTC
Protein-coding sequences here:
- the LOC101067948 gene encoding beta/gamma crystallin domain-containing protein 1-like, translating into MEPQPADSNLTGNSTAVELSPVARGDISQQPQPFAGKAEVSQGKPRQTPNLNKLIPGSAQPSPKKKLSFSWGKSQEDSDRQDAPSSWLDVDLPKQRLRVAAPKLNSSGSESNLLDTSGEFDDDDFVEKIKKLCAPFSLPPRKHNPLGPPQPPFALPAIKEDRYEKTFDPEEFKFGLRKPKYTLEAATSTLNKLHNMESKSGQKPFRASLSDRSFLLSSLDTLSRLKTPIKDEEEATEEKEEKVKMKSRLEGSCVLSSLTSSLMKGKKNGVQPQAEGTNSGEVSPSNAPQPRSPPLSQPPPPSPTSDQQSPALSQREEVPALLNDTGPPLPSFTDIKLPEYLEKYLPQEAPKPAPDVREQEQLNKVLGNMPTQPPAAGTEAPVRTSPGIHPAEPPSFPGKATLDLKDPAAGQPQHTLTQSKRTARGFHKRPGKIVLFERAQFSGQAYEIYRDMADATCLQLSALISVKVVRGCWVLYEKPDFQGRTIALEEGGIELDNVWAESGAGTEPQDASPMLIGSIRLAVWDYSIPCIDLFTEPEGRGRITSYHDDTIETGTFGIPLSTASIQVYSGVWLVFSDPGFQGMLAVLEKGEYPFPESWGFSSPFVGSLRPLKMGGFKVENASEIKAVVYEKPGFQGSCMEVDGNIFSFPENNDADPKKPKSAGSLKIIGGLWVGYSEPRFEGQQHILEEGEYWDGSKWGGSEGLKSLQPILSQDFFSPHLKMFRDRDFGGMDIDITVPVPNMEETGYGTKTQSLDVIGGVWVVFEEPGFCGESYVIERGLYGCPEDWGALQPRIASAMPVVLSDFETTAKFKVHLFSEPGFQGSSVVLEDSVASLQDGFCVASCKVRSGSWLAFEGADFSSRLYVLEEGSYPDLKSMGCVHGASIQSLQTVSFEFSLPSLTLFERCGLRGKRVVLTEGSVNLPLTGGCSRVQSVLVEGGIWVVHEGINYRGAQIVLRPGEVHDWYKFSSWLKIGSLRPLPQKQVHFRLRNRHSGLVMALAGDLDDIKMMRIQEMEENGELEQIWFYQNGSLHSKLLEEFCLGPSGSMVMAGSRVGLAPELDAQAHLWSLTSEGFLRYTPTHNLVLDIKGGHHYDKNLVILNTLDPSRQQQHWDVDVL